One window of Psychrobacillus sp. FSL H8-0483 genomic DNA carries:
- a CDS encoding oligoribonuclease, giving the protein MYKLLSHNDLDGVGCGILAKLAFGKQVKVRYNSVSSLNREIEFFLEHDPPDTFLFITDLSPNEENEKRLNDFYHAKGKIQLLDHHKTALHLNDYEWGYVLVEDNEGKLTSATSLLYEYLVTHELLEPLDAITEFVELVRQYDTWEWEKNENHQAHSLNALFFLVSMEEFEEKMMERLRSSEHFDFDEFEKKILNMEEDKIERYIRRKKREIVQAEVGDHIVGIVHAESYHSELGNELGKEYPHLDYIAILIMGGKRISFRTIHDHIDVSEIAGHFGGGGHQKASGCSLTKDAYQQFIVETFHLEPIQEDAKRNRYNLKHSSFGSLYKNKSENVFLLYQKNNQDWMIEKNKTEMEQTFPSFDEGERFIKRTYEAWLVRDDLFVEYLMNEVKKDSQHD; this is encoded by the coding sequence ATGTATAAATTATTGTCTCATAATGATTTAGATGGGGTAGGATGTGGCATTTTAGCAAAACTTGCTTTCGGTAAGCAAGTGAAGGTGCGATATAATTCGGTATCGTCTCTTAATCGAGAGATTGAATTCTTTTTGGAACATGATCCTCCAGATACGTTTTTATTTATTACTGATTTGTCTCCGAATGAAGAAAATGAAAAAAGGCTCAACGATTTTTATCATGCAAAAGGGAAAATCCAACTACTTGATCACCACAAAACTGCTTTACATTTGAATGATTATGAGTGGGGATATGTTTTAGTGGAAGATAATGAAGGTAAATTAACGTCTGCTACCTCATTATTATATGAATATTTGGTTACACATGAACTGTTGGAACCATTAGATGCTATAACAGAATTTGTAGAGTTAGTTAGGCAGTATGATACATGGGAATGGGAGAAGAACGAGAACCACCAAGCTCATTCACTTAACGCACTCTTCTTTTTAGTATCGATGGAAGAATTTGAAGAAAAGATGATGGAAAGACTTCGTTCAAGTGAACATTTTGATTTTGATGAATTCGAAAAGAAAATACTGAACATGGAAGAAGACAAGATTGAACGATATATTCGTCGGAAAAAAAGAGAGATTGTACAAGCAGAAGTAGGGGACCATATCGTTGGAATCGTGCATGCAGAATCGTATCATTCAGAGCTAGGAAATGAGCTAGGGAAAGAATATCCACATCTGGACTACATCGCAATATTAATAATGGGTGGAAAAAGAATCTCATTTCGTACCATTCATGATCATATCGATGTTTCTGAAATTGCAGGACATTTCGGTGGTGGGGGACATCAGAAAGCATCAGGTTGTTCTTTAACAAAAGACGCTTACCAGCAGTTTATAGTGGAAACATTCCATTTGGAGCCAATACAGGAAGATGCGAAAAGGAATCGATATAATTTAAAACATTCTTCATTCGGTTCTCTGTATAAAAATAAAAGTGAAAACGTTTTTCTTCTTTATCAAAAGAACAATCAGGACTGGATGATTGAAAAAAATAAAACCGAAATGGAACAAACCTTTCCAAGTTTTGATGAAGGCGAACGATTTATTAAAAGAACTTATGAAGCATGGTTGGTGAGGGATGATTTGTTTGTAGAGTATTTAATGAATGAGGTGAAAAAAGATAGTCAGCATGACTAG
- the dapA gene encoding 4-hydroxy-tetrahydrodipicolinate synthase yields MNFGQILTAMVTPFDEHEEIDFQATRNLINYLIANGTEGLVVSGTTGESPTLTEEEKVELFKFTVEVVNGRIPVIAGTGSYNTKESMKLTKLAEDAGVDGIMLVAPYYSKPSQEGLYQHFRTIAEVTSLPIMLYNIPGRSVVNMSVETVIRLSKIPNIVSIKEASGNLDIMAEIIDHTPEDFSLYSGDDGLTIPVLSIGGTGVISVASHVIGNEMQAMIKNFKIGNIQEAAKEHRRLLPIMKALFAAPNPTPVKAALNLKGVPVGGVRLPMVPLNDEQLSALQQVLNV; encoded by the coding sequence ATGAATTTCGGACAAATTTTAACTGCTATGGTGACTCCTTTTGATGAACATGAGGAGATTGATTTCCAAGCTACAAGAAACTTAATCAATTATTTAATCGCTAATGGAACAGAAGGTTTAGTGGTTTCTGGTACAACAGGAGAGTCTCCAACGCTAACAGAAGAAGAAAAGGTCGAGTTATTCAAATTTACAGTGGAAGTAGTAAATGGAAGAATTCCGGTAATTGCTGGTACTGGATCGTACAACACAAAAGAATCAATGAAATTAACAAAACTTGCGGAAGATGCAGGTGTCGATGGCATTATGCTCGTTGCCCCATACTATAGCAAACCATCACAAGAAGGATTATATCAACACTTTAGGACAATTGCGGAGGTCACATCTTTACCGATTATGCTATATAATATTCCCGGACGCAGTGTTGTCAACATGTCAGTTGAAACAGTCATTCGTCTTTCCAAAATACCAAATATTGTATCCATTAAAGAAGCAAGCGGTAATTTAGATATAATGGCCGAAATTATTGATCATACACCGGAAGATTTTTCATTGTACAGCGGGGATGATGGTTTAACGATTCCAGTGTTATCAATAGGCGGAACAGGTGTCATCTCAGTAGCGTCCCATGTCATAGGGAATGAAATGCAAGCGATGATTAAAAATTTCAAAATTGGTAATATCCAAGAGGCAGCTAAGGAACATCGTAGACTACTACCAATAATGAAAGCACTATTTGCTGCTCCAAATCCAACGCCTGTAAAAGCAGCTTTAAATTTAAAAGGCGTCCCTGTCGGTGGTGTCCGCTTACCTATGGTTCCTTTAAACGATGAACAACTTAGCGCACTGCAGCAAGTACTAAATGTATAA
- a CDS encoding LLM class flavin-dependent oxidoreductase, whose translation MEIGITTFVETTPDVQTGKVISHAERIREVVEEIVLADKVGLDVFGVGEHHREDFACSAPAVLLAAAASQTKQIKLTSAVSVLSSDDPVRLYQEFSTVDAISNGRAEIMAGRGSFIESFPLFGYDLQDYNELFDEKLDLLLKIRESEKVSWSGKHRPSINNLGIYPRPVQEPIPVWIASGGTPQSAVRAGVLGLPLVLAIIGGSPLQFAPIVDLYKRAAKQAGHDVTKLKVASHSHGFVGETTVSAKEKFFPPTAQVMNVLAKERGWGPYTRKTFDEASSLEGALYVGDVSTVAEKIIFLRKNVGITRFMLHVPVGSMPHEDVLKAIELLGTEVAPIVRDEINRWEAETENTL comes from the coding sequence ATGGAAATTGGTATAACGACGTTTGTAGAAACAACGCCAGATGTTCAAACTGGTAAAGTGATAAGCCACGCGGAACGTATACGTGAAGTTGTGGAGGAGATTGTGTTAGCGGATAAGGTAGGATTGGATGTCTTTGGTGTAGGAGAACATCATCGCGAAGATTTTGCATGTTCTGCGCCAGCAGTATTGCTTGCTGCAGCTGCATCACAAACGAAACAAATTAAGTTGACTAGTGCCGTTTCTGTATTATCATCCGACGATCCAGTACGTTTATACCAAGAGTTTTCAACAGTTGATGCCATTTCAAATGGACGTGCAGAAATCATGGCAGGTAGAGGTTCGTTTATTGAATCATTCCCTCTATTTGGTTATGACTTACAAGATTATAATGAGTTATTCGATGAGAAATTGGATTTATTATTGAAAATTAGAGAATCAGAAAAAGTGTCATGGAGTGGAAAACATCGCCCATCTATTAATAATTTAGGAATCTATCCTCGTCCTGTTCAGGAGCCGATCCCTGTCTGGATTGCAAGCGGTGGAACACCACAATCTGCCGTTCGTGCAGGCGTTCTCGGGCTACCTCTTGTTCTAGCGATTATTGGTGGAAGCCCATTACAGTTTGCTCCCATCGTTGACCTATATAAACGAGCAGCAAAACAGGCTGGCCATGACGTTACGAAGCTAAAGGTAGCTTCTCATTCTCATGGCTTTGTAGGCGAGACAACAGTGAGTGCAAAAGAGAAATTTTTCCCACCTACTGCGCAGGTAATGAATGTTTTAGCAAAAGAACGCGGTTGGGGACCATATACGCGTAAAACTTTTGATGAAGCGAGTAGTTTAGAAGGTGCTTTGTACGTAGGTGACGTATCTACAGTAGCGGAAAAAATCATTTTCCTTCGTAAAAATGTTGGCATTACACGTTTTATGCTCCACGTACCAGTCGGTTCAATGCCACATGAAGATGTGTTAAAAGCTATAGAGCTATTAGGAACAGAAGTTGCGCCGATCGTAAGAGATGAAATTAACCGATGGGAAGCTGAAACGGAAAATACGTTATAG
- a CDS encoding ABC transporter ATP-binding protein, translated as MSINTVSQQKKTGDGKRVLAFLMPYKKWVIADSVVIAISQIFSALIPTLALSWLIDTIIPNESSPWLWGLMWLLVFSAVFDLVMMVIDEYFCHYTAKSVTNWQKLRLFSHLQVLPFSFYHNNSSGELLARVSDDPDTLHNFLAWEGSTFMASVQGVIIYSLVLFWIHPYLMITSVILGVIFYWSSNYVGARTRAASANAREEASRYLERLRESVTGIHLSRVMGVSDNEVESVIAIRDTFVKHSIRELKARMQSVVIIACYNGFALGLVYLISTLLIWNDGLTSGQMLTAGGLVTIAANEMQRLLRNWLSVRRTGPALDRSDILLSQQPAEAEIQEGIRGERASGNIRLKDVTFAYPGKQENVLLGVSFDIHAGEKVALVGPSGSGKSTIVDLLFRLYDNQKGLIELDNRDITEWDTAWLRSQIAIVTQDVQMRSGSLADNLRIGKQNATDDELLKALHDSGLDDLIKSLPEGLNTRVGERGGLLSGGQKQRLSLARAILKDAPILILDEASSALDPITETKINEVVLKTAKKQTILIISHRLSTVLSADKIIVLENGAIVEEGEHKDLLESSSGVYARLFGREAEIGEETIKVI; from the coding sequence ATGAGCATAAACACTGTCTCCCAACAAAAGAAAACAGGTGATGGGAAAAGGGTTCTGGCATTTTTAATGCCGTATAAAAAGTGGGTGATTGCCGACTCGGTCGTAATTGCCATCAGCCAGATCTTTTCTGCACTAATCCCGACATTGGCCCTTAGTTGGCTTATAGATACAATCATCCCGAATGAAAGCAGTCCCTGGCTTTGGGGGTTAATGTGGCTATTGGTCTTTTCAGCCGTTTTTGATTTAGTCATGATGGTCATCGACGAATATTTTTGCCATTACACCGCAAAGTCAGTCACCAATTGGCAAAAGCTCCGTCTTTTCAGTCATTTGCAAGTGTTGCCTTTCTCCTTTTACCATAACAATTCGTCAGGGGAACTGCTAGCAAGAGTTTCGGATGACCCTGATACTCTCCACAATTTTCTCGCTTGGGAAGGATCAACCTTTATGGCAAGCGTCCAGGGAGTCATTATTTATAGTCTCGTATTGTTTTGGATCCATCCTTATTTGATGATTACCAGTGTTATTCTAGGTGTTATCTTCTATTGGAGCTCCAATTATGTGGGAGCTAGGACGAGGGCAGCTTCCGCTAATGCGAGAGAAGAGGCCTCTCGATATCTTGAAAGGCTGAGAGAGTCAGTTACTGGAATCCATTTGTCACGGGTTATGGGTGTTTCCGACAATGAGGTAGAGAGCGTGATTGCCATCAGGGACACATTTGTTAAGCATTCTATTAGGGAACTGAAAGCAAGAATGCAATCTGTAGTAATTATTGCATGCTATAACGGATTTGCCTTAGGTCTTGTCTATTTAATTAGTACGCTATTAATTTGGAACGATGGTTTGACAAGTGGTCAAATGCTTACAGCGGGGGGATTAGTAACGATTGCCGCCAATGAAATGCAAAGATTGCTGCGTAACTGGCTTTCTGTTAGAAGAACGGGACCTGCACTAGATCGTTCGGACATTCTTCTTTCGCAACAGCCAGCGGAAGCAGAAATTCAAGAGGGCATTCGTGGTGAAAGGGCAAGCGGTAATATTAGATTGAAAGACGTAACGTTTGCTTACCCAGGAAAACAAGAAAATGTGTTGTTAGGCGTTTCATTTGACATTCACGCGGGTGAAAAAGTGGCCTTGGTCGGACCAAGTGGTTCGGGAAAATCAACGATTGTGGACCTACTTTTTAGATTATATGATAACCAAAAGGGCCTGATTGAATTGGATAACAGGGACATTACCGAATGGGATACAGCTTGGCTCCGATCACAAATTGCGATTGTGACCCAGGATGTCCAAATGCGTAGTGGTTCATTAGCTGATAATTTGAGAATTGGAAAGCAGAATGCTACGGATGATGAATTACTTAAGGCTTTGCATGATAGTGGTTTGGATGATTTGATTAAATCTCTTCCAGAAGGACTGAATACAAGGGTAGGAGAAAGAGGTGGGCTTCTTTCAGGAGGACAGAAGCAGCGATTATCGTTGGCAAGGGCCATCTTAAAAGATGCTCCAATCCTCATCCTCGATGAAGCAAGTTCAGCTCTCGATCCGATTACAGAAACAAAGATTAATGAGGTTGTTTTAAAAACAGCAAAAAAACAAACAATCTTAATTATTTCTCACCGTCTCTCCACTGTTCTATCAGCAGATAAGATCATTGTCCTTGAAAATGGAGCTATAGTCGAAGAAGGAGAACATAAGGATTTGCTTGAAAGTAGCAGTGGTGTCTATGCAAGACTGTTTGGAAGAGAAGCTGAAATCGGAGAAGAAACGATCAAGGTAATATAA
- a CDS encoding ABC transporter ATP-binding protein produces MNLLKTTLEHFKPYWRKLLLTLIFSLVGGAFTIMPPLLAGKLVDKVIVEKEMTLLLWVVGGVLVAYLGKSLFETLQEYVQVKIGLDVITDMQIRAFKKLHRTPMSFFTTTPRGDMLYRLTHDVESIQNLNNTVVPRILQQVIGAIAAFSTVFVIYWPAAIVMFVVFAIYIFPSFKLGKTMRKMSAVQRDMSADMYQHLQESIESNRLVRTFQTQKEEVETQQKKMSDWKTFSIRAALIGKVNWRLGNLFNIATPGVVMLIGGFAVWEENITIGTLVACLSFIPIMFLPVRSLAENALTIQQAIPALQRIYEYFDLPEEHEKNLPSFGLVEGKIELENIWFTYPSSEKQILKGVSLSLEPGNHIGIVGTSGGGKSTLVQILLGLYEPESGSVLIDGKNLFSFNRNSFRQQVGVVSQETFLLNSTLRNNLLYGKPNATMEELEQAVEAAGLKELIESLEDRYETVVGERGLKLSGGQRQRVALARAILRQPPILIFDEATSSLDGETEEKVQEALEQLIPGRTTITIAHRLVTVRNADKILLLDQGVVAEQGTHEELLALRSQYYELYRSQYRELEKELIG; encoded by the coding sequence ATGAACTTATTGAAAACTACTTTGGAGCATTTTAAACCATATTGGAGAAAACTGTTGCTCACCTTGATTTTTTCTTTAGTGGGAGGAGCATTTACGATCATGCCTCCCCTACTGGCAGGGAAACTGGTAGATAAAGTAATAGTGGAAAAAGAGATGACCCTATTGCTATGGGTTGTCGGCGGTGTACTCGTTGCTTACTTAGGTAAGTCATTGTTTGAGACGTTGCAGGAATATGTACAGGTTAAAATCGGACTGGATGTGATTACCGACATGCAGATTCGGGCATTTAAAAAACTGCATCGCACACCGATGTCATTTTTTACAACCACACCAAGAGGTGATATGTTATATCGTTTAACTCATGATGTGGAGTCGATTCAAAACTTGAACAATACAGTCGTTCCCCGTATATTACAGCAAGTAATAGGAGCGATTGCAGCATTCTCCACGGTGTTTGTTATATACTGGCCGGCGGCAATCGTTATGTTTGTTGTTTTCGCCATTTATATTTTCCCTTCATTTAAATTGGGCAAAACCATGAGGAAAATGAGCGCCGTCCAAAGAGACATGAGCGCGGATATGTATCAACATTTACAAGAAAGCATTGAAAGCAACCGATTAGTCAGGACATTTCAAACACAAAAGGAAGAAGTGGAGACACAGCAAAAAAAAATGTCAGACTGGAAAACCTTCTCTATTCGTGCGGCACTGATTGGAAAAGTCAATTGGCGTCTTGGAAATTTGTTCAATATAGCTACTCCTGGCGTTGTCATGTTGATTGGAGGATTTGCTGTCTGGGAAGAAAATATTACAATTGGGACACTGGTGGCTTGCCTCAGTTTTATTCCAATCATGTTTTTGCCTGTCCGATCACTTGCTGAAAATGCTCTGACCATCCAACAGGCGATTCCGGCATTACAGAGAATCTATGAATATTTTGATTTACCAGAAGAACATGAAAAAAATTTGCCTTCCTTTGGATTGGTAGAAGGAAAAATAGAATTGGAAAATATCTGGTTTACGTATCCTTCTAGCGAAAAACAAATACTAAAAGGAGTTTCGCTTTCCTTGGAGCCAGGGAACCACATAGGAATTGTTGGTACAAGCGGAGGCGGGAAAAGCACACTTGTACAAATTTTACTAGGATTGTATGAACCGGAGAGTGGCTCGGTCCTAATAGATGGAAAGAACCTTTTCTCATTCAATAGGAACAGCTTCAGACAACAGGTAGGAGTTGTATCTCAGGAAACCTTTCTATTAAATAGTACACTCCGCAATAATCTTTTATATGGAAAACCCAATGCAACCATGGAAGAGTTGGAGCAAGCTGTCGAAGCAGCTGGTTTAAAAGAATTAATTGAATCACTGGAAGATAGGTATGAAACAGTAGTTGGCGAACGGGGATTAAAGCTCTCCGGGGGACAAAGGCAAAGGGTAGCGCTTGCTAGGGCTATTTTACGCCAACCGCCAATCTTGATTTTTGATGAAGCTACTTCTTCCTTGGATGGGGAGACAGAAGAGAAAGTTCAGGAAGCTCTTGAACAATTAATTCCGGGAAGAACGACAATCACCATTGCCCATCGGCTTGTTACGGTCAGGAACGCGGATAAAATTCTCCTCTTAGATCAGGGAGTGGTAGCTGAACAGGGGACTCATGAAGAACTGCTTGCACTAAGGAGTCAGTATTATGAATTATACAGATCCCAATATAGAGAGTTGGAGAAGGAGCTGATTGGATGA
- a CDS encoding DUF1456 family protein, with protein sequence MENNDILIRLRYALDIKNKDMVEIFKLGGVEVTKEEVLKILTKSKDEYDDEVDVEEDENRIKCNNKMFESFLNGLITYKRGKQDPKPGQPENPEPSEQHKDHVNNMLLKKLKVALQLTTEDMLDILDEGGIAVSKGELGAILRKAGHRNYKECGDNFARKFLKGLAVKHRA encoded by the coding sequence ATGGAGAATAATGATATATTAATTAGATTGAGATATGCTCTGGATATAAAAAATAAAGATATGGTAGAGATATTTAAACTTGGCGGCGTAGAAGTAACAAAAGAAGAAGTACTAAAGATTCTTACTAAATCAAAAGATGAGTACGATGATGAAGTAGATGTAGAGGAAGATGAAAATCGGATAAAATGTAATAATAAAATGTTCGAATCATTTTTAAATGGTTTAATCACGTATAAGAGAGGCAAACAGGATCCAAAACCAGGACAGCCCGAAAATCCTGAGCCTTCTGAACAGCATAAGGACCATGTGAATAATATGCTACTGAAGAAATTAAAAGTAGCCCTCCAATTAACAACAGAAGATATGCTGGATATCCTTGATGAGGGGGGTATCGCTGTATCAAAAGGTGAATTAGGCGCTATTTTACGAAAAGCAGGACATCGAAATTATAAAGAATGCGGCGATAATTTTGCCCGTAAATTCTTAAAAGGCTTAGCTGTGAAACATCGAGCATAA
- a CDS encoding universal stress protein, translating to MANHSNSIVVAVDGSKEAEYAFRKASFWNGNQYIGKGSISQSMYDFRDSPTFCYIIIQ from the coding sequence ATGGCAAATCATTCTAATAGTATTGTAGTAGCTGTAGACGGTTCAAAAGAAGCTGAATACGCATTTCGGAAAGCGTCCTTCTGGAACGGAAATCAATACATTGGAAAAGGGAGCATCTCTCAGTCAATGTATGACTTTAGGGACAGCCCCACTTTTTGTTACATCATCATCCAATGA
- a CDS encoding DHA2 family efflux MFS transporter permease subunit, with amino-acid sequence MDKQIKAGPIMAALLGAGFVGLFSETALNIALGDLSVTFDVKSTTIQWLATGYFLTLGILVPVTGILMQKFTTRQMFLTSVILLLGGTILAAIAPSFSILLIGRVIQAAGLAINLPLTQNVIFTIFPPNKRGAAMGILGLVMLAGPALGPTIAGLILDTLSWEWIFWVTVPFLLFSLIFGLLYLPNINEVRKVSIDALSVVLSTIGFGGVVYGFSVAGEHGWTSTIVLTAIIIGVIGVILFCIRQIKMTEPMLNLKAFKYPLFVLGVVMSFITFFNMLSLLVVLPMFMQLGLLMAAFATGLVLLPGSLLNCILAPTIGKMFDKYGPRAVITPGTILVVIGYALYASFGTDTATWMIVVTHIVWMLGVGMVLASTQTNTLNSLPREYYPDGIALTQTVQQVAGAMGIAIIVALLSEKQESGLALGNELTAATAAGSSFVFLIGLALAIVNFILSLFMKKPGPVNLKG; translated from the coding sequence ATGGATAAGCAAATCAAGGCTGGACCAATAATGGCTGCTCTTTTAGGAGCAGGCTTTGTCGGACTATTTAGTGAGACAGCATTAAATATTGCTCTAGGAGACTTAAGTGTAACATTTGATGTAAAATCAACAACGATTCAATGGTTAGCAACAGGTTACTTCCTAACTTTAGGGATTTTAGTACCAGTAACAGGTATTTTGATGCAAAAATTTACAACGCGTCAAATGTTCTTAACATCGGTAATTTTATTACTTGGCGGTACAATTTTAGCTGCAATCGCTCCATCCTTTAGCATTTTATTAATAGGTCGTGTTATCCAAGCGGCAGGTTTAGCGATTAACTTACCTTTAACACAAAACGTTATCTTTACGATTTTCCCACCAAATAAACGTGGTGCGGCAATGGGTATATTAGGTTTAGTTATGCTTGCTGGACCAGCCCTAGGCCCAACAATTGCTGGTCTTATTTTAGATACATTATCTTGGGAATGGATTTTCTGGGTAACGGTGCCATTCTTATTATTCTCATTAATTTTCGGTCTTTTATATTTACCGAACATCAACGAAGTACGCAAAGTTTCAATTGATGCATTATCTGTTGTTTTATCTACCATTGGTTTCGGTGGTGTCGTATACGGGTTCAGCGTTGCAGGTGAACATGGTTGGACAAGCACAATTGTCTTAACAGCGATTATTATTGGTGTCATTGGTGTTATCTTATTCTGCATTCGTCAAATAAAAATGACAGAGCCAATGTTAAACTTAAAAGCATTCAAGTACCCATTATTCGTACTTGGAGTTGTGATGAGCTTCATTACCTTCTTCAACATGCTTTCTCTATTAGTTGTTTTACCAATGTTTATGCAATTAGGTTTATTAATGGCTGCATTTGCAACAGGTTTAGTTTTATTACCAGGTAGTTTATTAAATTGTATTTTAGCACCAACAATCGGTAAAATGTTTGATAAATATGGCCCCAGAGCAGTTATTACACCAGGTACTATATTAGTTGTCATCGGTTATGCCCTTTATGCATCATTCGGTACTGATACAGCGACATGGATGATTGTCGTAACACACATCGTATGGATGTTAGGTGTCGGTATGGTTCTTGCTTCAACACAAACAAATACGTTAAATTCATTACCTCGTGAGTACTATCCAGACGGTATCGCGTTAACTCAAACAGTACAACAAGTTGCTGGTGCCATGGGTATCGCAATCATCGTAGCTCTTTTATCAGAAAAACAAGAAAGTGGTTTAGCATTAGGAAATGAATTAACAGCAGCAACTGCTGCAGGATCATCATTTGTATTTCTGATTGGTCTAGCATTAGCGATTGTTAATTTTATTCTTTCTTTATTCATGAAAAAACCAGGCCCAGTAAATTTAAAAGGCTAA
- a CDS encoding YitT family protein — protein sequence MNKTIKQKPNKLKILSRVLLIIIGAFIAAYGLEAVLIPNNVSDGGVTGLSIVGSQLFGLPLGLLIAVINIPFVWLGYKQIGKSFAIYSVIGIASLAVGTIVMHKVPTIIHGDTLLVTVVGGIIIGFGMGLALRNGGAIDGIDMLAVLLSKKLPFGTSDLILFLNMFVFIVVSTVFGLQGAILSAIAYFIASKVIHIVEEGLSGSKTFKIITNQPELMIETIRDRLGRGATYNDVYGGYSNEHYKEITCVINRLEESKMKEIINEIDANAFVTVYDVAEVKGGNFKKKDIH from the coding sequence ATGAATAAAACTATAAAACAAAAACCAAATAAACTGAAGATACTTTCAAGAGTATTATTGATTATTATTGGGGCTTTTATAGCAGCATATGGATTAGAAGCAGTATTAATCCCAAATAACGTTTCAGATGGTGGAGTGACTGGTTTAAGTATCGTTGGCTCACAACTATTTGGATTACCATTAGGACTTCTAATTGCAGTCATTAACATCCCTTTTGTTTGGCTAGGATATAAGCAAATTGGTAAAAGTTTTGCTATTTATTCTGTTATAGGCATTGCATCATTAGCAGTCGGTACTATCGTTATGCACAAGGTACCAACGATTATTCATGGTGATACATTGTTAGTTACTGTTGTTGGCGGTATTATCATCGGTTTTGGTATGGGGTTAGCACTGCGTAATGGTGGCGCAATAGACGGGATTGATATGTTAGCTGTATTACTTTCTAAAAAATTACCTTTTGGGACAAGTGATTTAATATTGTTCTTAAATATGTTTGTCTTTATTGTTGTTTCAACAGTATTTGGTCTACAAGGGGCTATTCTTTCAGCAATCGCTTACTTTATTGCTTCTAAAGTAATTCACATTGTTGAAGAAGGTTTAAGTGGTTCTAAAACCTTTAAAATTATCACAAATCAACCCGAATTAATGATAGAAACAATTCGCGATAGATTAGGTCGTGGAGCAACATATAATGATGTTTACGGCGGTTATTCAAATGAACACTATAAGGAAATTACTTGTGTAATCAACCGTTTGGAAGAAAGTAAAATGAAAGAAATTATTAATGAAATTGATGCAAATGCCTTTGTTACGGTTTATGACGTAGCAGAAGTTAAAGGTGGTAATTTCAAAAAGAAAGATATTCATTAA
- the phoU gene encoding phosphate signaling complex protein PhoU, with amino-acid sequence MVIRENFEKNLKELKRKITEMGELSIIALERAFKALKTQDVEIALKVIEGDTAIDNLEMEINQFAIWLMAKEAPVSRDLREIIGVLKISSEIERVADFAVNIAKATIKIGNTNSLLEITHLEKMKEVSIEMLRKALQSFLEENIVLAKEVGDLEEEVDQYNGETYKKLTTYLSEHPEETNQLVQLLFVNRYLERTADHITNIAESTAYLIKGQIYDFNS; translated from the coding sequence ATGGTCATTCGTGAAAACTTCGAGAAAAATTTAAAGGAATTAAAAAGAAAAATCACCGAAATGGGTGAACTATCAATTATTGCCCTAGAAAGAGCTTTTAAAGCCTTGAAAACACAAGATGTTGAGATTGCTTTAAAGGTCATAGAGGGAGATACAGCTATTGATAATCTTGAAATGGAAATTAACCAGTTTGCAATCTGGCTTATGGCAAAAGAAGCACCTGTTTCAAGGGATTTACGTGAGATTATTGGTGTACTTAAAATTTCATCTGAAATTGAACGGGTTGCGGATTTCGCCGTAAATATTGCAAAAGCAACGATTAAGATTGGTAATACAAATTCTTTACTGGAGATTACACATTTAGAGAAGATGAAAGAAGTATCCATTGAAATGCTTCGAAAAGCACTACAATCTTTTTTAGAGGAAAATATTGTTCTTGCTAAAGAAGTTGGTGACTTAGAGGAAGAAGTGGATCAATATAATGGTGAAACATATAAAAAACTTACTACTTATCTAAGTGAACATCCAGAAGAAACAAATCAGCTTGTACAATTATTATTTGTAAATCGTTATCTTGAGAGAACAGCAGACCATATAACAAATATCGCTGAAAGTACAGCATATTTGATTAAAGGTCAAATATATGATTTCAATTCATAA